Sequence from the Priestia megaterium genome:
GATGCACAGCCAAGTCCTCGTCAAGAAGGACTAGCAAAAGCGATGGTAGACGCTGGTGCGGACATTATCATTGGTCACCATCCGCACGTTCTACAGTCATACGACGTATATAAAGGTTCGGTTATTTTCTATAGCTTAGGAAACTTTATTTTTGACCAAGGGTGGTCAAGTACAAAGAATACAGCGATGGTTCAATATCATTTAAACAAGCAGGGCCAAGCTAAAATTGATGTTATTCCAATGGTTATTAAAGCAGGTACACCAACTCCAACAGATAACCCTTGGCGCATGAAGCGTATTTATAACGATTTAAACAAGTTTTCTTCAAACCCTGAACTGTTAGAAAAAGAACGAAACAAGTTTGAATTAAACTTAGATCATTCTCGCATTATAAAACATGCAGAGGAGCGCAAAAAGAACGAAGCGCAAGCTAACTAATAGCCCGTCATACACAGAGGAGGTAAAAGATGATAAATAAACGTAATACGATTATTGTTTCCATTGTCATCTTTTCACTCATAGTAGGTGTATGTGTTTATCAATTTATGTTTCCAAAACAAGAATATGCAGTAAGTACTTCAGATCCTCGCGCCACAAAAGTAGGTATGGAAATTCTTAAACATGGTGGTACAGCAGTTGATGCGGCTATTGCCATTTCCTACACGCTTGGTGTTGTGGAACCGTACGGATCAGGACTTGGGGGAGGCGGCGGAATGCTGATTGATCCAGCGGATGCCTCTCCAACATTTATTGACTACCGAGAAATTGCACCTAAGAATGATAAAGAAGATGAGATTGGTGTACCAGGGTTCGTCGCTGGTATGGATTATATTCAGCACCACTACGGATCTATGTCGATGAGCAAACTAATCGACCCGGCCATTAATTATGCCGAGAATGGGTACAAAGTGGACAAAGATTTGCACGATAGGCTGGTTTCATACAAAGGTAATGTGAATGAAGATGAAATTCCTAGCTTTTATCCAGATGAGGACGCCATTAACACAGGTGAAATTGTCAAACAGCATGAATTAGCGAACACGCTGCAAAAGATTAAGGAAGAAGGGCCAAATGCTTTTTATAGAGGGAAAATTGCAGACGATATTACAGAAGAAACAAAAGTAAGTCACAAAGACTTGCGGAAGTATGCGCCTGTTGAACGCAAACCTCTATCGACGAATTATAAAGGTCATCAAATTATTTCAGCACCTCCGCCTTTTGCTGGTGCTACGCTTATTCAAATGTTAAAAATGACGGATCAAGAAGATATTTGGAAGCTGAAGGAATCGCATCCTAGTCTTTATTATCATTTTCTTGGTCAAATTTCAAAAGTAGCTTATCAAGACCGCTTGAAAAAAATTGCCGATCCGGCTTTTATAAAAGAAACGCCAAATGATTGGATCGACGATCATTACGTGCATTTACTTCGTAATAAATTAAATAATACTGAAACAGATCATACCAAAGTAAGCGACGTCGAAGAACATGAAAGTACCACTCATTTTGTTGTTATGGACGGTGAAGGAACCGTTGTATCAACAACAAATACGCTGAGTAATTTCTTCGGCAGCGGTGAATATGTAGATGGATTCTTTTTAAATAATACGCTCAATACGTTTGGTGAAGGAATTAATAAGCGTCAACCTGGTAAGCGTCCAAGAACATTTACAGCCCCTACCATTATTCGTGAAGGTGATGAATGGGTAATGTCCATTGGCACACCGGGAGGAAATCGCATTCCTCAAGTGTTAACGCAAGTAATTGGGGATTATTTTGAAGACAAAGATTCCATTAAAAACGCAGTAGAAAACAAGCGTGTCATTTTTGATTCTCATAAGTTTTATTCAGAAGCTAAGCTTAAACAGTCAACTAAAGATGGTTTAAAAACGTACGGCTACGACTTAAAAAACAATGATAACGCGATGTTTTACGGAGGCGTTCAAGCTCTTGTGAAAGACTTAAAGAAAAATAAGATTCAAGGTGACGCTGATCCGCGCCGCCACGGTTTATGGGAAAAAAGTACAGACTAACTTAATTGGAGGAATAGAAAATGATCGCAAAACGAATCGTAGGGATTGTAGGACCAATTGCTATTGTAGCAGGAGTAGTAGCAGGACTTGGAGCTTTAAAACATCCGGCTACTCTTTCAACAGATGAACAGCAAAAAATTGAAAATAACGTAAAAATGATTGAACAAACAAAATCAGCTGCTACAGATGCAGTAAATGATGCTGCGGCAGCTGCTGGAAAATAAATCTTATGTAGTAACAAAAAGGCATCGTCCTAGACGATGTCTTTTTTGTGTTCAATGTAATGTATGGATAAAAATGAAAGCGCTTCACAAAATATACAGATGAGTAAAAATGGAGGGTAAGATGTGAATAAAAAATTACTGTTGTTTAATATTATTGCTTTTTTTTTATTAATTTGCGTTATAGCCGCTTTTTTTATGACTCAATCGAGTACAGACCTTAGTCCTGAAAAGCTTCTTAGAAAAAATAATGATCATTCTTATGGTGTGAGTTCCTCTAATTCTCTGGCAGCAAATGTAGGGATGGACGTATTAAAAGAAGGCGGGAATGCAGTAGATGCGGCCATTGCTATTTCGTATGCCCTCAACGTAGTCGAACCTTTTGGATCTGGAATTGGCGGAGGTGGAGGTATGCTGATTGCCAAAAAAGATCAGCCTGCTACCTTTATCGATTACCGGGAAACCGCTCCAACTTCTATGAGCGGTAAAAACGGCGTGCCGGGATTTGTCGCTGGTATGGAATATATTCAGCAGAAGTATGGTACAAAATCAATGAGTGATTTGATTCAGCCGGCTGTTGAATACGCTGAAAAAGGGTTTGAAGTAGACTCTCTTTTATCTTCTCGATTGTATTACTCTAGAGGAAGGATGGATGTAGACGATCTATCCGCTTTTTATCCGAAGGGAGAAGCAATCGAAGAAGGAGAAACGCTGTCGCAGCCCGTGTTAGCTAAAACGCTAATCAAGATTCAGCGAGAAGGTGCATCTGCATTTTATAAAGGAGATGTGGCACAAGATCTTGCTGATGCAACGCCTATTTCTAAAAAAGACTTATCTTCCTATCAAGTGACAGAAACCAAGCCTGTCGTTTCTGCTTACAATGGAACGGAAGTGATTTCAGCGCCTCCGCCTTTTTCCGGAATTACACTGATTCAAATGTTAAAAATGGCAGAGAAAGAAAATCTTGAAACAATGCCTGACAAAGAATATTACGAAACGATGAACAGAATTAAAAAAGCAGCTTACTCCGACCGGTTAAAACAAATCGGAGATCCAGACTTTCATAATCAAAACTCAAGTGAATTAGTTAGTGATGATTATATAACAAACTTGGTCAATCACCCGACACGTTCTTCAGGTGAAGGCGATGAAGAACACGAAAGTACAACACATTTTGTGGTTATTGATTCAGAAGGAACCGTCGTATCTACAACCAATACGTTGAGTAATTTCTTTGGTACAGGCGAACAAGTTGACGGCTTTTTTCTTAATAACAATGCTGATACCTTTGGAAGCAAAGAACCGAATAATCGCGAGCCAGGAAAAAGAGCAAGAACTTTTACAGCTCCAACTATTATAAGAGAAAAAGGCGAGTGGGCGATGGGAATAGGTTCTCCGGGCGGAACACGGATTCCTCAAATTTTAACTCAGGTACTTTCTAAAAACCTTGAAGGAAATGAACCGCTTCAAGAAGCTGTAAATGAACCGCGATTTATTTTTGACGATTCGACTATTTATGTAGAGCCCGATTTAAATACAAAAAATATTCCTTCTGCGTTTCGAATAGAAACAAAGGAAAGCGACGTCTTTTATGGAGGCATCCAAGCGTTAACCATTAATTTTCAAGATAAACAAATGGAAGGAGCGGGAGACCCTAGAAGGAATGGAGTTTGGAAAACAGGAGATTAATGAAAAGAAAGATCCCTTCTCATATGCTTAGGCATAGTGAGAAGGCGTTTGAAAATATCGAATGGAATGAAAATCTTTGTCGCTGGAATGAAAATGTACGTAAATGGGGGAACGATCTAAAGCAGGGTGAGCGTTGAAAAACGTGGCATCACCGTAGCGCAAAGCTTTTAGCAAGTAAGGCATTTCCTGTTTGAAAATAGCATATCGTATGGCTTGAACGGATTTTTCCGTTTGTTCATTTCCAATAAATACGTATACATACAGCGTATCAACACCGTCTTTGTGGAGCCATTCGGCAAAAAGCTCATTTCGCTGCTCATTTAATTGATCAACAGCAAACTTTTCGTCGATCCAAAGAAATAAATCGTCTGTTTGTTCAGAATGTGTGAGCGTATAGCGTCGCCCAATAAAAGGAAAGGTGGGCGTGCTTCCTTGCCGGTATGTGACGCTAAATTGCTGAGGATTAAAAGCAGACAAACGGCATCTTCCTTTCACGCTTTTAAGTAGTTTATGCATAAAAAAGAGAAATTTCACACATTCGTCAAGAATTTTAAGCTGTTTTTCTTACATGCATACTTATGAAAAAGTTGTTACACTGAAGAAAAGAAATAGTGGGTGATAAAAGATGGAGCCGCTGTATATTGTCTTATCGATTTTTTTAGCAGCGATGCTATCGTATGATATTGCTAAATTTGTTCGAGGGGACCGGCCGGATTGGAAAGAGGGTCTCGTGACGGGCCTTGTGTTCGTGGGCTTTTTAGCAGCCATGCAAATGGCTTTTCACATTGTATAGCGCAGAAAGAGGCTGAGACAAAAGTAGTTTAGTTGAAGGGAAGATCCGAATGATGAATTGAGATTCTTGCTTAAGAATCGACTTCGTTCGGATTTTTTTATCGGTATAGTGAACCTAGATTTCATGTATGCAGCTGCTTCTAGCTGTTGTTTGGAGGGTAAGGCGAATACTCCTGCGGGAAAAGCCGAAGAGGTGAGACCCCGCAGAAAGTGGAGTCCTGCACGGAAATCAACAGCGGTGGAACAAGCGATCCATACTAACTCATTTATCCCATTTATTCGTCTTTAGATTCCATTGATTTCGTTATGTCTCAATCTCTTTTTTAAAGATATGCCGGATAAGTTTAGTCCGGCAAGACTAAAAAGCTTGGATATAGAATAAGCTGTTGTATACTGCATTTTTGATAAAGGGGCTTTTTACTTGTATCGAAAAAAAACACTGCTTTTGAAGCGAAGTTTAGGATTAGCTGTGTTTCTTTCTGTTATTGCGCTAGGAATTTGGATGTTTCAATTTACATTCTTTTCTCCGAGTCATCAAGCCAAATCTGCCGTAAAAGAATTTTATACGCTAGAACAGGAAGGGAACTTTTCGGAATCATGGAACCTTTTTCATTCATCCATGAAAAAGAAGTGGACAAAAGGTGCATACATACAAGATCGAGCACACGTATTTCTCAATCATTTTGGGGTAGACACTTTTACGTATTCCATTGAAGATGTTGAAAAAAGAAAGAGCTGGAAGATGGAAAATGATCGTAAAGCGTTTCCTGTTGTTTACGAAATGACCGTTATCCAAACGTATAAAGGGAAATATGGAAACTTTGATTTGGTGCAGAAAGTGTATGCTGTTCGTGAAAAAGGAGAATGGAAAGTCGTGTGGGATTATAAACAGTAGGAGAGCCTGCTGTTTTTTTATCTTCATAAGAAATGAGCATACCTCAGCTGTTAATATGCCTCTTTTTTAACAGAAAAAACGTTATGTTTTTTTACGAGTGGGTAAAATGAAAGAAGGAGGCGAACACAGATGAAATTTAAAACGATTTTATTTGATGCATATGGAACACTGTTTGATGTACATACCGTTATTGAAACGTGTGATAAGCTGTATCCGGAACGAGGAGAAAGTATTAGCCATTTATGGCGTTTGAAGCAAATTGAATATGCAATGCAATATCAGCTGATGGGACGATACGTTGACTTTTATACATTAACAAATCAATCCCTGAAATATGCAGCAGAAGCAAATGATATTGATTTAACGGAACATGAAGAAAAAATGCTGATGAGTGCTTACATGAAGCTGAATGTCTACGATGAGGTCAAAGAGGTGCTCGCCTATTTAAAAGAAAAAGGATATCGTCTGGCTATTTTTACGAATGGTCCTAAGCACATGATTGATCCGCTTGTTTCTTATCACAACATGAATCATTTATTTGAAGACGTTATTTCCGTAGACGAAATCAAACAGTACAAGCCTACGATGGCAAGCTATCACTATGCAAAAAATAAAATGAACGCCAAAAGAGAAGAAGTATTATTTTTGTCATCGAATACATGGGATATTGCCGGTGCTAAAAACTACGGGTTCGCAACGGCTTGGGTCAACCGAAAAGGAAATGTAGCTGAACATAAAGAATTGCAGCCAAACGTAATCATTAAAAGCTTAAATCAGCTTATTAAATAAAAAAAGAACGAGCATTAAGCTCGTCCTTTTTATTTATTGCTAAATGTATCTTTTGTTTCGCCTACTGCTTTTTGAGCATTTCCTTTTGTTTTCTCAGCTTTTCCTTCACGCTGAAGGTCGCGGTTATTCGTTGCATTTCCCACTTGATCTTTTACTTCACCTTTAGCTTTGGATACATTTCCTTTAATTTTATCTCCTAAACCTTTACTCATTTTAATCTTCCTTTCTATTAGTAATTAAGTAGTGTTACTTGTCTGTTCCACCATTAGAAAGAAATTAAACATATTTTCTGATTTCAACTTAAACAGAAGCTAAGCATACGATATTCAGGAGTAATGTGTAGGCACTATCATTATTATTGTTCGGAGGTTTTAAGCTCCCAATCATCATAAATCTGAGATTCATAAGGCCATGATAATAAGCTTAAAGATTCCACTGCTTTTAGAACAAGAGGCGAAGCATTATCGATGTTGAGATCCTGCGGTGCAATCCACAATGCTTCCAAAGAATCCTGTCCTTCAAACTGTACGGGATGGGAAAGGAGCTCACCGCCGGCAATGTCTACGTAATAAAAAACGGCAATGTGATGCACGTGGGTAAATTCTTTCCACTTACAGGGATACTGAAAATCTGTTGTACCCGCTTGAGAAACAATGTTAATCTCAAAGCCTGTTTCTTCACTAAACTCTCTTTTCATCGCATTTGTTAAAGTTTCACCGTGTTCTAGCTGTCCGCCTGGCAAATCAAAACGATGAATATACGGACCTCTATTTTTTCGAATAACAAGCAGCTTGTTATTTCGCATACAAATTCCATATACGCCAAAGGCGCGATCATAGTTTGGTTCCATCTTTTTTTCACTACTTTCTATAACAGAATGGCTTGATAAAGCATAGCTGGATTTCTTTATCCTACCATACATTTTGTTATAGAACCTTTTTTAATGAGGTGCTTTTACAGTAAGCGTGCGGGAAACAGCACTTTCGTTATGCAAACGGTCAACAGAGGTTACAACATATGTGTATGTTTGATTTTTGAGTGCATTTTGATCTACAAACAATTGTTTTTCTCCTGTTTTCCGAACGGTTGTCAGCAAGTTTTCTGCGTTGTTAATGTCGCCTTTTTTATTGCCTTGAAAGCGATAAATGGCATAATAAGCGGAATCATTCTGCTGATGATCTCGAATTTCAAACGCTGCTTCTTTTGTATGAGGGCCCGCGTTTTTTAATTTTGGTGCTTTTGGGGCCGTATTATCAAGCCAAGGCATTGACGGAATAAGCGCAGGGTGTTTATAAATATCGTTTTGCAGCTTGTATTTTATTCCTAGCGGGTTTCGGTTCAAATCTTTCAGGCTAAAATGCATGCTCCCCTGTACTTCTGGAAACTGGTGATTCAGAGCAATTTGCCTTGGGTACTCATCGGGATCAGACCAAGCTTCCACCGCGTTGTTATTAATTTTGTAAGCAGCTTGTCCAATATAAAGGTGGACTGGCTTTCCGCGAACTTCATCTCTCCACCAGTTGAGCAGCGTATCGTAAGCAGCGGGTTCAAATCCGATATTCCAATAAATTTGCGGAGTGATGTAATCAATGTATCCATTTTGAATCCACGTACGCGTATCGGCATACAAATCATCGTAGTTTGTTTGTCCAGCAGTCGTCTTAGAGCCAGTTGGATCATTAGCAATGTTTCTCCATACGCCGAACGGACTGATACCAAACTTTACGTATGATTTTGTTTTTTTAATAGACGTGTTTAAATCTCGAACAAGCTGATTAACATTGTCACGTCGCCAGTCTTCAATGTTGGAAAACGTTTGAGCGCCATAGGTTTCATATGTTTTTTGATCTGGGAACGTTTGACCTGCAATTTTGTAAGGGTAAAAATAGTCGTCCATATGAACAGCATCAATATCATAGTTTCTTACGACTTCGAGCACTTCTTCAATAATAAAGTTTTTTACTTCTGGAATACCTGGGTTATAGTAGAGTTGTTTTCCGTAGGAGACGACCCAATCAGGATGTTGTTTGGCAGGATGATTATCGGCTAGTTTGTTTAAATCAGTATGATTCATGGTAATGCGGTAAGGGTTAAACCATGCGTGGAATTCTAAGTTGCGCTTATGTGCTTCGTCTACCATAAAGGCTAGAGGATCATAGCCGGGATCTTTTCCTTGTGTTCCGGTTAAATATTCTGACCACGGGCCATATTTTGACGGATAAAAGGAATCAGCAGTGGGTTTAATCTGAACAACTACAGCATTCATCCCCATCTTTTTTACTTCATCTAGCAAATAGGTAAACTCTTTTTTCTGCTGCTCAACCGGAAGACCAGGCTGAGAAGGCCAGTCAATGTTGTATACGCTTGCAATCCAAGCGGCTCGAAGCTCCCGCTTTTGATACGTAGTAGGTACGTCTGCTTTAGCAGGTAATGTGCTCGAACAAAACAGCAGCAAAAACAAGATGCCTCCAACCCATTTTTTAATATGCATGTTCGTTCCTCCTTTTTTTTTGGTTGAGATAAAATTTCTTTCATAATATAGCATGCGGTCGTTATATTCACAATAGATTTTAATAAAATATTCTGAAAAATAAAATAAAGTTTTAAAAATATCAGAAAAATATTGAAATTAAACTTCAGAAAAAATATAATAATGGTAATTTAAAGAATATTTTAGAAATACGTTGCTTAACGATGGAGGAATTCATGCGCCAATTTTCCGTACTTACTTTAATCGATGCACAAATGAATCATTACAGTCCTGCTGAAGGAAGAGTAGCTGATTACGTGCTAGAAAATCCCACGACCACGTTGAACTTAACGACCAAACAGCTAGCTAAGCAGTGTCAGTGCAGCGAAGCTACGATTATTCGCTTTTGTCAGCGTGTAGGCATTAATAGTTTTAAAGAATTAAAGATTGAATTAGCAAAAGATGCTCATAAGGTGAATACCGAACAGCTGCCGAATCTTCCAGTTAATTTTGAAGACGAGACCGATGCTGTGCTTGAAAAAGTCATAAGCAAAAGTATGAGCGCACTGATGAATACAAGTCGATTAGTGAGCACTTCTGCAATTGATGCAGCTGCGGAAGCTATTCATGGAGCGAAACGAGTGTTTTTATACGGAGCAGGAGGATCATCTGTAGTTGCACTAGATGCTCAGTATAAACTGCTTCGAATTGATATTTCGGCTCTGTTTTCATTAGATAGCCATGTTCAAATGGTGATGGCTACGAATATGACAAAAGATGATGTGCTGTTTGTGGTATCCACTTCCGGTCAAACAAAAGAAGTGATAGAGCTGATGCAAATAGCCAAAGACAAAGGAGCAGCGGTCATTTTGCTAACGCAGCACGGATCATCGCCAGCTTCTAGATTAGCTGATATTCTGCTGACTATTTCGGTAGAAGAACAGCATATTCGAATTGGAACGATGAGCGCTCGTATTGCTCAGTTAGCCATTGTAGATGCGATGTTTATACGGTTATGTATTCAAAAAGGCAATCAAGTGTTTGAACGCATAATCGATACACATAATGTAATTCAAAAAATAAAGAGGTAGGGGGAAACGAGAAAATGAAGGTATTGTTTGTATGTTCTGGAGGAATGTCAAGTGCGATTGTGGTAAAAGCATTAAAAACGGAAGCCCAAAAGCACGGAACGGATATGGAAGTGCTGGCAATTGGAACAAATGAAGTGGCAGAGGAAATTCAAAAGGGCTGGGACGTTGTAATGGTTGCACCGCAGATTCGTCACCGGTTTAACGCAGTGAAAGCGGAAGCGGATAAAGCTTCTGTTCCATGCGGGCCCATTCCGCCGCAGGCTTATACGCCGCTTGGAGGTCCGACGCTTTTTAAAACGGTTCAACAGCTCGTTAGCTAAGAAAAGCAGGTGTATTCCTGCTTTTTAAATAGATAAGGGGTTTAGCTTACACAAGGGGAGAATATAGAGGGGGAAAGGGTAT
This genomic interval carries:
- a CDS encoding gamma-glutamyltransferase family protein — protein: MINKRNTIIVSIVIFSLIVGVCVYQFMFPKQEYAVSTSDPRATKVGMEILKHGGTAVDAAIAISYTLGVVEPYGSGLGGGGGMLIDPADASPTFIDYREIAPKNDKEDEIGVPGFVAGMDYIQHHYGSMSMSKLIDPAINYAENGYKVDKDLHDRLVSYKGNVNEDEIPSFYPDEDAINTGEIVKQHELANTLQKIKEEGPNAFYRGKIADDITEETKVSHKDLRKYAPVERKPLSTNYKGHQIISAPPPFAGATLIQMLKMTDQEDIWKLKESHPSLYYHFLGQISKVAYQDRLKKIADPAFIKETPNDWIDDHYVHLLRNKLNNTETDHTKVSDVEEHESTTHFVVMDGEGTVVSTTNTLSNFFGSGEYVDGFFLNNTLNTFGEGINKRQPGKRPRTFTAPTIIREGDEWVMSIGTPGGNRIPQVLTQVIGDYFEDKDSIKNAVENKRVIFDSHKFYSEAKLKQSTKDGLKTYGYDLKNNDNAMFYGGVQALVKDLKKNKIQGDADPRRHGLWEKSTD
- a CDS encoding CapE family protein, which produces MIAKRIVGIVGPIAIVAGVVAGLGALKHPATLSTDEQQKIENNVKMIEQTKSAATDAVNDAAAAAGK
- a CDS encoding gamma-glutamyltransferase family protein; translation: MNKKLLLFNIIAFFLLICVIAAFFMTQSSTDLSPEKLLRKNNDHSYGVSSSNSLAANVGMDVLKEGGNAVDAAIAISYALNVVEPFGSGIGGGGGMLIAKKDQPATFIDYRETAPTSMSGKNGVPGFVAGMEYIQQKYGTKSMSDLIQPAVEYAEKGFEVDSLLSSRLYYSRGRMDVDDLSAFYPKGEAIEEGETLSQPVLAKTLIKIQREGASAFYKGDVAQDLADATPISKKDLSSYQVTETKPVVSAYNGTEVISAPPPFSGITLIQMLKMAEKENLETMPDKEYYETMNRIKKAAYSDRLKQIGDPDFHNQNSSELVSDDYITNLVNHPTRSSGEGDEEHESTTHFVVIDSEGTVVSTTNTLSNFFGTGEQVDGFFLNNNADTFGSKEPNNREPGKRARTFTAPTIIREKGEWAMGIGSPGGTRIPQILTQVLSKNLEGNEPLQEAVNEPRFIFDDSTIYVEPDLNTKNIPSAFRIETKESDVFYGGIQALTINFQDKQMEGAGDPRRNGVWKTGD
- a CDS encoding staygreen family protein, translated to MSAFNPQQFSVTYRQGSTPTFPFIGRRYTLTHSEQTDDLFLWIDEKFAVDQLNEQRNELFAEWLHKDGVDTLYVYVFIGNEQTEKSVQAIRYAIFKQEMPYLLKALRYGDATFFNAHPALDRSPIYVHFHSSDKDFHSIRYFQTPSHYA
- a CDS encoding haloacid dehalogenase type II yields the protein MKFKTILFDAYGTLFDVHTVIETCDKLYPERGESISHLWRLKQIEYAMQYQLMGRYVDFYTLTNQSLKYAAEANDIDLTEHEEKMLMSAYMKLNVYDEVKEVLAYLKEKGYRLAIFTNGPKHMIDPLVSYHNMNHLFEDVISVDEIKQYKPTMASYHYAKNKMNAKREEVLFLSSNTWDIAGAKNYGFATAWVNRKGNVAEHKELQPNVIIKSLNQLIK
- a CDS encoding CsbD family protein — encoded protein: MSKGLGDKIKGNVSKAKGEVKDQVGNATNNRDLQREGKAEKTKGNAQKAVGETKDTFSNK
- a CDS encoding NUDIX hydrolase encodes the protein MEPNYDRAFGVYGICMRNNKLLVIRKNRGPYIHRFDLPGGQLEHGETLTNAMKREFSEETGFEINIVSQAGTTDFQYPCKWKEFTHVHHIAVFYYVDIAGGELLSHPVQFEGQDSLEALWIAPQDLNIDNASPLVLKAVESLSLLSWPYESQIYDDWELKTSEQ
- a CDS encoding glycoside hydrolase family 10 protein, which codes for MHIKKWVGGILFLLLFCSSTLPAKADVPTTYQKRELRAAWIASVYNIDWPSQPGLPVEQQKKEFTYLLDEVKKMGMNAVVVQIKPTADSFYPSKYGPWSEYLTGTQGKDPGYDPLAFMVDEAHKRNLEFHAWFNPYRITMNHTDLNKLADNHPAKQHPDWVVSYGKQLYYNPGIPEVKNFIIEEVLEVVRNYDIDAVHMDDYFYPYKIAGQTFPDQKTYETYGAQTFSNIEDWRRDNVNQLVRDLNTSIKKTKSYVKFGISPFGVWRNIANDPTGSKTTAGQTNYDDLYADTRTWIQNGYIDYITPQIYWNIGFEPAAYDTLLNWWRDEVRGKPVHLYIGQAAYKINNNAVEAWSDPDEYPRQIALNHQFPEVQGSMHFSLKDLNRNPLGIKYKLQNDIYKHPALIPSMPWLDNTAPKAPKLKNAGPHTKEAAFEIRDHQQNDSAYYAIYRFQGNKKGDINNAENLLTTVRKTGEKQLFVDQNALKNQTYTYVVTSVDRLHNESAVSRTLTVKAPH
- a CDS encoding MurR/RpiR family transcriptional regulator, with the protein product MRQFSVLTLIDAQMNHYSPAEGRVADYVLENPTTTLNLTTKQLAKQCQCSEATIIRFCQRVGINSFKELKIELAKDAHKVNTEQLPNLPVNFEDETDAVLEKVISKSMSALMNTSRLVSTSAIDAAAEAIHGAKRVFLYGAGGSSVVALDAQYKLLRIDISALFSLDSHVQMVMATNMTKDDVLFVVSTSGQTKEVIELMQIAKDKGAAVILLTQHGSSPASRLADILLTISVEEQHIRIGTMSARIAQLAIVDAMFIRLCIQKGNQVFERIIDTHNVIQKIKR
- a CDS encoding PTS sugar transporter subunit IIB, whose protein sequence is MKVLFVCSGGMSSAIVVKALKTEAQKHGTDMEVLAIGTNEVAEEIQKGWDVVMVAPQIRHRFNAVKAEADKASVPCGPIPPQAYTPLGGPTLFKTVQQLVS